CCGATTCCCGGTAGTATAATTGGACTTATTTTATTATTTTTAATGTTACAGTTTCATCTTATTAAATTAGAATGGATTGAGTTAGGCGCAGGGTTATTACTTAGTGAATTGTTATTATTTTTCATACCTTCCGCGATAGGTATCATTGATTATGATGCATTATTCGGTATACAAGGCGTGAAAGTAATACTTGTTATTTCAGTAAGTGCATTTGTAGTAATGTTAGTGACAGGTTATACTGCGCAGTGGTTAGAGAGAAAGAAGGGTGATGCTGCATGAACATAGTGATTGCTGTCATCAGTTTATTAGGGACCATTGCGATTTTTTATGCTTGCAAAGCGCTCTATCAAAAGTTTCGTAAAGAATGGCTTACGCCAATTTTGATTAGCCCGTTAGTTATTATTTTATTGTTGCTAGTAACTGGTACATCCTATGAATCTTATAATGCAGGGGCTGATATTTTATCGAATTTATTAGGGCCTGCAACCGTTGCATTTGCTGTACCGATTTATAAAAATTTTGATCTATTAAAAAAACATGCATTTGAAATTGTCCTTAGCATTGCAATCGGATCAGCCGTTGCAATCGCTTCTTCCTTTATTATAGCGTTAGTAGTTGGGCTAAATGATGAGCTAGTTCATAGCTTAGTGCCACGGTCTGTCACAACGCCTATTGCGATGGATATTTCCAATATGATAGGTGGTTCACCTACGCTTACTGCGGTTTTTGTTATGACAACGGGTATTTTAGCTAGCCTACTTGCACCAATCGTGATGCGGATATGTCGTTTCCAAAAGCCATCTGCAAGAGGGTTAATGCTTGGCATGGGTGCGCATGGAACGGGTACGTCAAAAGCATTTGAATTAGGGGAACTAGAAGGTACTTTTGCTAGTTTAGCGATGATTGTAGCTGCCCTAATAAGCATCGTGTTGTCAGCTACATTTTTCCCAGTGTTAGAACATTTCGTTATGAATATCCTGTTACCTTCACGGTGACGGGATATTTTTTTGTAATTGTATGTGTGCCAGTCACTCAAACAATTTATCTAATTTTACTTTATGAAATTATTTTGAATCTTTTTATGAAATATCCCGTATACAATAGTACTAAGCATAAGGGAGGAACAGACATGAGTGTGAAAAGGACACTAATGATGGTAGGGCTTGGGATTTTCGGCATTGTAGCACTAATCGCTGTATTTACTTCATGGTACACAGTCGATGAATCGGAGCAAGCAGTTGTCATCACGTTTGGCCGTGCTGATGAAACGGTAACAAATCCAGGTTTACATTTTAAATTGCCTTGGCCTGTACAATCCGTTGAGATTTTGTCAAGAGAAACATTTAGTTTACAGTTTGGCTATAAGCAAAATAAAGAAGGTGAATTGGAAGCTTATGATGCTGAAACGAAAATGATTACAGGTGATGAATATATTGTTTTAACAGATCTTGTAGTGCAATGGAAAATTACAGATCCTAGCAAATACTTATTTAATGCACAAAATCCAGAAGAAATATTACATAGCGCTACATCAAGCGCCATTCGCTCAATCATTGGTAGTTCAACAATTGATGCTGCGTTAACAGATGGAAAAGCAGATATTGAAGCCGAAACAAGAGAATTGCTTGTTTCACTTATAGATAAATATGATATTGGGATTGGCGTATTAGGTGTCAAATTACAAGATGTAGAATTACCGAATGCGGAAGTACGTGCGGCATTTACTGCAGTAACAGATGCACGCGAGATGAAAAATACAAAAACGAATGAAGCGCAAAAATATAAAAACCAACGAATTAGTGAAGCTGAAGGGGAAAAGGACGCCATCATTTCAAAAGCAAATGGTGCGAAAACAGCTCGTATTGAGCAAGCTCATGGGGATGTCGCAGTCTTTAATAAAATGTATGAACAATACAAAGGTAACCAACAAATTACGCGAGAACGTTTAATTTTAGAAACGCTCGAAAATGTTCTTCCGAAGGCACAAATTTATATTATGAATGATGATGGTAGTACGATGAAGTATTTGCCATTACAAGCATTACAACCAACAGTACAACAGGAGCCAAAAGAACAGCAGGCACCAACAGATAAAAAAGAAGGGAGCGGTAATTAATGGACCAGAAAAATAAAGATCTTGAAAAATTTCTAAATTTTTTATCAGGGAAATCAAAAAATACTGCTCCAAGTGATGGAGACAATGTTATCAAGATGTCAAAAAAGGGCCCGTTGAATCCTAAAAAATACATTTCTCTTGTTGTCACATTAACTGTTGTTTTTGCTATTGCCATTATTCTTTTTGCTAATGTATATATCGTAAAAGAATCTGAATATGCTGTTGTTAGACAATTTGGGGAAGTAGTAAAATTTGAACGTGATCCAGGGCTTAAAATGAAAGTACCATTTATTCAAAGTGTAACAACGCTACCCAAAAATCAAATGACCTATAATATTTCAGAGGAAGAGATTAATACAAAGGACAAAAAACGTATCATTATTGATAATTATGCAGTATGGCGCATTACAGACCCGAAAGCACTAATCTCCAATGCGGGTACGCTGACGAAGGCAGAATCTAGAATGGAGGAGTTTATTTATTCTGTCATTCGAACAGAGCTTGGTCAACTT
This genomic interval from Lysinibacillus sphaericus contains the following:
- the hflK gene encoding FtsH protease activity modulator HflK, translating into MSVKRTLMMVGLGIFGIVALIAVFTSWYTVDESEQAVVITFGRADETVTNPGLHFKLPWPVQSVEILSRETFSLQFGYKQNKEGELEAYDAETKMITGDEYIVLTDLVVQWKITDPSKYLFNAQNPEEILHSATSSAIRSIIGSSTIDAALTDGKADIEAETRELLVSLIDKYDIGIGVLGVKLQDVELPNAEVRAAFTAVTDAREMKNTKTNEAQKYKNQRISEAEGEKDAIISKANGAKTARIEQAHGDVAVFNKMYEQYKGNQQITRERLILETLENVLPKAQIYIMNDDGSTMKYLPLQALQPTVQQEPKEQQAPTDKKEGSGN
- a CDS encoding LrgB family protein codes for the protein MNIVIAVISLLGTIAIFYACKALYQKFRKEWLTPILISPLVIILLLLVTGTSYESYNAGADILSNLLGPATVAFAVPIYKNFDLLKKHAFEIVLSIAIGSAVAIASSFIIALVVGLNDELVHSLVPRSVTTPIAMDISNMIGGSPTLTAVFVMTTGILASLLAPIVMRICRFQKPSARGLMLGMGAHGTGTSKAFELGELEGTFASLAMIVAALISIVLSATFFPVLEHFVMNILLPSR
- a CDS encoding CidA/LrgA family holin-like protein translates to MKIVKSFVQIGYLYIILFIGNSIARLLHLPIPGSIIGLILLFLMLQFHLIKLEWIELGAGLLLSELLLFFIPSAIGIIDYDALFGIQGVKVILVISVSAFVVMLVTGYTAQWLERKKGDAA
- the hflC gene encoding protease modulator HflC, with product MDQKNKDLEKFLNFLSGKSKNTAPSDGDNVIKMSKKGPLNPKKYISLVVTLTVVFAIAIILFANVYIVKESEYAVVRQFGEVVKFERDPGLKMKVPFIQSVTTLPKNQMTYNISEEEINTKDKKRIIIDNYAVWRITDPKALISNAGTLTKAESRMEEFIYSVIRTELGQLKYDEIINDENSSRGSLNDRVTARVNELLLNDKYGIEVVDVRIRRTDLPAENEQSVFTRMVSERQSTAQLYLSEGDADKRRIEAQTDREVQEMLATANKEAALIQAEGEAEAAKIYNSSFSKDPEFYSLYRTLESYKKTVGEDTVIILPSTSPYAKVLSGYIK